One Pyrococcus furiosus DSM 3638 genomic region harbors:
- a CDS encoding ABC transporter permease, with amino-acid sequence MMNYLKRKIVIYILTFIFAVTIDFIIPRLMPGDPIAVLLSRFATMPQATQYLHGYFIEAFGLNKPLWEQYITFWKAVLHGDLGISIYFYPKPVAQIIKEALPYDLALLVPSIVASWIVGNWLGAYAGKNRKLDSYLMPVFFFLQASPYFWFAILLAYIFSVKLELFPLSGAYSYGIIPSLSWAFIKDYLHHWVLPFLSLFLVQLGGWAIGMRNMIIYELEADYVRYLEALGSSERTVMRHAFKNAMLPQITGLALQLGLIVAGNVTVQVVFSYPGIGYILMQGILNQDYFLIQGCFLVIILTVLAANFIIDIMYALIDPRIKAAYVEG; translated from the coding sequence ATGATGAACTACCTCAAGAGGAAGATAGTGATATACATTTTAACATTCATATTTGCCGTCACAATAGACTTTATAATTCCCAGGCTGATGCCTGGGGATCCAATAGCTGTGTTATTATCTAGATTCGCTACAATGCCCCAAGCAACTCAATACCTTCATGGGTATTTTATTGAGGCATTTGGATTAAATAAGCCTTTATGGGAACAATACATAACATTTTGGAAGGCCGTCCTTCACGGTGATTTAGGAATTAGTATATATTTCTACCCAAAACCCGTTGCTCAAATTATAAAGGAAGCTTTACCTTATGATTTAGCCTTACTTGTCCCCTCAATAGTTGCGAGCTGGATTGTTGGTAATTGGTTGGGAGCTTACGCTGGTAAAAATAGGAAGCTCGACTCTTATTTAATGCCCGTATTCTTCTTCCTCCAAGCATCACCTTACTTCTGGTTTGCAATCCTCTTAGCCTATATATTCTCAGTTAAGTTAGAATTGTTCCCGCTCTCAGGTGCCTACAGTTATGGAATAATCCCCTCACTCAGCTGGGCATTCATAAAGGACTACCTACACCACTGGGTGCTGCCATTCCTCAGCCTATTCCTAGTCCAACTTGGTGGATGGGCCATAGGTATGAGAAACATGATAATCTATGAGCTCGAGGCAGACTATGTGAGGTACCTAGAAGCTCTAGGATCGAGCGAAAGAACAGTCATGAGGCATGCATTCAAAAACGCAATGCTACCCCAGATAACAGGATTAGCACTCCAGCTCGGACTGATAGTTGCCGGTAACGTCACCGTTCAAGTTGTTTTCTCATACCCAGGAATAGGGTATATCCTCATGCAAGGAATACTCAACCAGGACTACTTCCTAATCCAGGGCTGCTTCCTTGTTATAATCCTAACGGTCCTAGCTGCCAACTTCATAATAGACATAATGTACGCCCTAATCGATCCAAGAATAAAGGCCGCCTACGTGGAGGGATGA
- a CDS encoding KH domain-containing protein: MKAPICEVCLKTEDILCPADEKKLEEGIITELDVKISRMLYKLLGDADVEFKKAVEAGDLIVLIVGEGDVPIVIGKGGKNIKYLTRELGKRVRVIESTDDVKKLAVDLLYPAGVFGVNVVYKPDGGQYYKVLVFSRDKSKLPEKSEVLESILTQITGVETKISFI; this comes from the coding sequence GTGAAGGCGCCGATCTGTGAGGTTTGTTTGAAAACCGAGGATATTCTCTGTCCTGCGGATGAAAAAAAGCTGGAGGAGGGTATTATAACTGAGCTGGACGTTAAAATCTCAAGAATGCTCTACAAGTTGCTCGGAGATGCTGATGTGGAGTTCAAGAAGGCAGTTGAGGCAGGAGATCTTATAGTTCTCATAGTGGGAGAAGGCGATGTTCCCATAGTTATTGGAAAGGGCGGGAAGAACATAAAGTATCTCACTAGGGAGTTAGGAAAGAGGGTTAGGGTAATAGAGAGTACAGATGACGTTAAGAAGCTTGCTGTTGATCTACTTTACCCAGCTGGCGTCTTTGGCGTAAATGTTGTGTACAAGCCTGATGGTGGGCAATACTACAAAGTTTTAGTTTTTAGCAGGGACAAGAGCAAGCTCCCAGAGAAGTCTGAAGTCCTCGAGAGCATATTAACTCAAATCACCGGCGTGGAGACAAAGATATCCTTTATTTAA
- a CDS encoding ABC transporter ATP-binding protein encodes MLELENVTKTFTSGLFGGYEIRAVDGVSFKVEEGEIVSLIGESGSGKTTIGKLILRLIKPTSGRILFKGEDIWSFDKERLRRYYYKNVQAVFQDPFASFNPLHKVDRVFDLVFKNFLGNVGEEEKKEMIKRSLESVGLNPSEVLGKYPHQLSGGQLQRILIARALLVEPSLLIADEAVSMLDASTRIDILNLLGEFRDRVGTSVIFITHDLALGYYISDKVVIMYRGRIVEWGDAEKIFNNPLHPYTRMLLESVPDLNVKWEFKGIEPEREEEGIYEIQGCRYAPRCPYAREECYKKPPQTTQPEKNHHVACYLYK; translated from the coding sequence GTGCTTGAACTCGAGAATGTGACAAAAACCTTCACCTCGGGACTCTTTGGTGGATATGAGATTAGGGCAGTGGATGGAGTATCATTCAAGGTTGAGGAGGGTGAGATAGTAAGCTTGATAGGGGAGAGTGGGAGTGGGAAGACTACAATCGGAAAACTAATCCTAAGGTTGATTAAGCCAACTTCTGGGAGGATACTCTTCAAGGGGGAGGACATTTGGAGTTTTGACAAGGAGAGGTTGAGGAGGTATTATTACAAGAACGTGCAGGCAGTCTTCCAAGACCCCTTCGCCAGCTTCAACCCCCTCCACAAGGTTGACAGAGTCTTCGACCTAGTATTCAAGAACTTCCTGGGGAATGTTGGTGAAGAGGAGAAAAAAGAAATGATCAAGAGGAGTTTAGAAAGCGTAGGCCTTAACCCCAGTGAAGTGTTGGGAAAATACCCACACCAGTTGAGTGGAGGGCAATTACAAAGAATCCTAATTGCCAGGGCATTACTCGTTGAACCATCACTCTTGATTGCAGATGAGGCAGTGTCAATGCTCGATGCTTCAACTAGAATTGACATTCTAAACTTGTTGGGCGAATTCAGGGATAGGGTTGGGACTTCAGTAATCTTCATTACACATGATTTAGCCTTGGGTTATTACATTAGTGATAAGGTTGTGATCATGTACAGGGGGAGGATTGTCGAGTGGGGTGATGCTGAGAAAATCTTCAACAACCCCCTACACCCCTACACGAGAATGTTGCTGGAGAGTGTTCCTGACTTGAATGTGAAGTGGGAGTTTAAGGGGATTGAGCCTGAGAGGGAAGAGGAAGGGATTTATGAGATTCAAGGCTGCAGGTACGCGCCCAGATGCCCTTACGCTAGAGAAGAATGCTACAAAAAACCACCACAAACAACCCAACCAGAAAAAAACCACCACGTAGCATGTTATCTTTACAAGTAA
- a CDS encoding ABC transporter permease yields MPVGKSKFEVLKIALKNIKFKVGLGIVIFFALFAIIGPLLVPFDNMGYYPIKVGDRVIPKPTEPALPPGSLSKVFTPNGTVEVKHYLGTDSFGRDVYAQLTYGLRSSLIVGLLAGSIATAIGLLIGFIAGYKGGLVDEILMMITNIMLVIPTMALLIIIAAYLPYRGIGIESVIIGLTAWPWTARAVRAQTLSLKRREFVDLSKLSGQSDLQIIFGEILPNMVSYVFMVFILQFSGAILAAVGLDFLGLGPTKGMSLGIMLQMAVLWNAINLGYWWWAIPPGLVIAILITGLYMINLGLEEVFNPRLRRE; encoded by the coding sequence ATGCCAGTTGGAAAATCAAAGTTTGAAGTCCTCAAAATCGCGCTAAAAAACATAAAGTTTAAAGTTGGGCTTGGAATCGTCATATTCTTTGCCCTATTCGCGATCATCGGCCCATTATTAGTCCCCTTTGACAACATGGGCTATTACCCAATAAAGGTTGGGGATAGAGTGATACCAAAGCCAACAGAACCAGCCCTACCCCCTGGGAGCTTATCCAAAGTCTTCACCCCAAACGGAACAGTTGAGGTTAAGCACTACCTGGGAACTGACAGCTTCGGAAGGGACGTCTACGCTCAACTGACATATGGTTTGAGGTCTTCACTAATAGTAGGACTGCTCGCGGGCAGTATAGCTACGGCAATCGGTCTCCTAATAGGTTTCATAGCGGGATACAAGGGAGGGCTGGTGGATGAGATACTAATGATGATCACGAACATAATGCTTGTAATCCCAACAATGGCTCTACTGATCATAATCGCAGCCTACCTCCCCTACAGAGGTATAGGAATTGAGAGCGTTATTATCGGTCTAACAGCCTGGCCTTGGACTGCCAGAGCTGTTAGAGCTCAAACTTTGTCGCTGAAAAGGAGAGAGTTCGTTGATCTATCAAAGCTAAGCGGTCAAAGTGATCTACAGATAATCTTCGGAGAGATACTTCCGAACATGGTGTCTTACGTCTTCATGGTCTTCATACTTCAGTTCAGTGGAGCAATATTAGCTGCTGTAGGTCTTGACTTCCTTGGCCTTGGACCAACTAAGGGAATGTCCTTAGGAATAATGCTCCAGATGGCGGTGTTGTGGAATGCAATAAACCTCGGCTACTGGTGGTGGGCAATTCCCCCAGGATTGGTCATAGCCATCCTAATTACCGGGCTATATATGATCAATCTTGGTCTTGAGGAGGTGTTTAATCCGAGGTTGAGGAGGGAGTGA
- a CDS encoding ABC transporter ATP-binding protein, translated as MLKVENLKIYYSTPIGFVKAVDGVSFEVKKGEVFGIAGESGCGKSTLVHSLILRKPPMTHKGGKAIFKGKDLMKLSREEARKIQYKELSIIPQYAMNALNPTKKIKDIVWDLAREHGMQDREEVEKLLKERLSMVKLSPKVAEMYPVELSGGMRQRATMVVSTLLNPDLLIADELTSALDVTTQRVVIELLHYFMQEGIVKSIIFVTHDLALLKQIADRVMVMYAGKVVEIGPMEEVLESPAHPYTQMLLDSLPRMGVHYKRQKLHGIPGYPISLLNPPQGCRFYTRCPYAMEHCPKIEPKLVQVSKEHYAACHLLGGEGSA; from the coding sequence ATGCTTAAGGTTGAGAACCTCAAGATTTACTATTCAACCCCAATCGGATTTGTAAAAGCAGTTGATGGAGTAAGTTTCGAAGTCAAGAAGGGGGAAGTGTTTGGAATTGCTGGAGAGAGCGGTTGTGGGAAATCAACCCTCGTCCACTCCCTAATCCTCAGAAAACCACCAATGACACACAAGGGTGGGAAGGCAATCTTCAAGGGGAAGGATTTAATGAAACTCTCGAGGGAGGAGGCAAGAAAAATCCAATACAAGGAGTTATCAATAATCCCACAATACGCAATGAACGCCCTAAACCCAACGAAAAAAATCAAGGACATAGTATGGGATTTAGCAAGGGAACACGGCATGCAAGATAGAGAGGAAGTCGAAAAACTCTTGAAAGAAAGACTAAGCATGGTAAAACTCTCACCAAAGGTCGCCGAAATGTACCCAGTGGAATTGAGTGGAGGAATGAGGCAGAGGGCCACAATGGTAGTCTCAACCCTCCTAAACCCAGACTTGCTAATTGCTGATGAGCTAACATCAGCCCTAGACGTGACAACACAAAGAGTTGTCATTGAATTACTCCACTACTTCATGCAGGAGGGGATTGTAAAATCAATAATCTTCGTTACACACGATCTAGCCTTGCTAAAACAGATTGCAGACAGGGTTATGGTGATGTACGCGGGGAAGGTTGTTGAAATCGGGCCAATGGAGGAGGTTTTAGAATCCCCAGCCCACCCCTACACGCAAATGCTCCTCGACTCCCTCCCAAGAATGGGTGTACACTACAAGAGGCAAAAACTCCACGGAATCCCAGGTTATCCAATAAGCCTACTAAACCCACCCCAAGGTTGCAGATTCTACACAAGATGCCCCTACGCAATGGAACACTGTCCAAAAATAGAGCCAAAATTAGTCCAAGTCTCCAAAGAGCATTACGCAGCCTGCCACCTCCTCGGGGGTGAGGGAAGTGCTTGA